In Macrotis lagotis isolate mMagLag1 chromosome 8, bilby.v1.9.chrom.fasta, whole genome shotgun sequence, a single genomic region encodes these proteins:
- the LOC141495328 gene encoding small ribosomal subunit protein RACK1-like, producing MTEQMTLWGTLKGHNGWVTQIATTPQFPDRILSASRDKTIIMWKLTRDETNYGIPQRALRGHSHFVSDVVISSDGQFALSESWDGTLRPWDLTTGTTTRRFVGHTKDVLSVAFSSDNSQIVSGSRDKTIKLWNTGVCKYTVQDESHSEWVSCVHCSPNSSNPIIVSCGWDKLVKVWNLANCKLKTNHIGHTGYLNTVTVSPDGSLCASGGKDGQAML from the coding sequence ATGACTGAACAGATGACCCTTTGGGGTACCCTTAAAGGGCACAATGGCTGGGTGACCCAGATTGCCACAACTCCCCAGTTCCCAGATAGGATCCTGTCAGCCTCCCGAGATAAGACCATTATCATGTGGAAGCTTACCAGAGATGAAACAAACTATGGGATCCCCCAGCGAGCCCTCAGGGGTCATTCACATTTTGTTAGTGATGTGGTCATTTCCTCTGATGGCCAGTTTGCACTCTCAGAGTCCTGGGATGGTACATTAAGACCGTGGGATCTCACAACTGGCACTACCACCAGGCGTTTTGTTGGTCACACCAAGGATGTGCTGAGTGTAGCCTTCTCTTCAGACAACAGCCAGATTGTCTCTGGTTCCAGAGATAAGACTATCAAGCTGTGGAACACGGGTGTCTGTAAATACACTGTGCAGGATGAGAGTCATTCAGAGTGGGTGTCCTGTGTTCATTGTTCACCCAATAGCAGCAACCCCATTATTGTTTCCTGTGGTTGGGATAAGCTGGTCAAGGTTTGGAACTTGGCCAACTGCAAACTGAAGACAAACCACATTGGCCACACAGGCTACCTTAACACAGTTACAGTTTCTCCTGATGGCTCTCTTTGTGCATCTGGAGGCAAAGATGGTCAAGCCATGCTTTGA